In Lycium ferocissimum isolate CSIRO_LF1 chromosome 7, AGI_CSIRO_Lferr_CH_V1, whole genome shotgun sequence, the sequence ctaACCATCAATAAGGATTATAAggaagaataagaagaaaaggggaagataaagatgattaatagacaaattcaaaatttagagtttaatgatttaaaatgAGTGTCAATCTTATTATGtgtatattttaaatattttttatgtgtatCAATAATTTGAGCCGAAAGCATATTGAGTTCAATTGAATCTACCGAATTCAGCCTCTCCAAATGATGATGTCAATTCCTAATCAAAATTCTTTTGTCGTAATTATCCGCAGAtgattatgatgttgaagttaagttaacaaaatgatttttttttagctttctgAACATAGTACTTAgtagtccttttcttttttgtccttTCAATATTTGACtcattttattttacatttatataaaCCTCCATTTATAATATCTACATCATATAATAGGTCACTTggaggtgtaacaataatagTGAAGTGCATGATCATCAACAGATAATAATCGTTTCCCTACTTTAAGGATTTGAACAAGTAAATTTGAGAATTCGTGCCACAGATCTAGTTGTGGAGTTAATATACATATTTGTACTGCAAACAAAATTTTAATCTTTTATATCTTGATCAAATTTATACAAGATCATATCTAAAATTCACTACCTTCTCGTAAACATTACATAGTTTGTTCATAATATGGCACATGATAGTTCCAAATTAACCCGTATTGACTATGATTGTTTACTACAACTGACATAAGACCATATCCACcgaataataatattaatacgGCCAAGGAGGTTGAAAAACAGGAGTTTGATATTGATCCCAAAAATTATCGAGCAAAGTCCTCATGATTAGCAGTTGTATAAGAACCACAGGCCCCAAACCACTTCGTGCATGAATTATTATGAACGATGTGATGGCGTCTAGAAGACTGATAATTGAGGCGCCTTGGAGTGTTTTGCCGATTATAGCCTTGTTGTAGTCTACCTAGAAATAAGAATTTTTAATTAAAGCAAACATTAGGAAGAATTTTTAAACTTTGAGCTGAAAATATTCAAACTTTTAGGCCATTGAGAACTCAATTGAACTATTGTCATTCTAATAAACAAAAATTAATCCCAGCGGTTTAATTACTAAGCGGTTGAACCTACAAAACTAAAAATCCAAAAAGGGAAACAAAATGGACGGCAACATAACAAATTGAAATCACAAATTAAATGACCATAAAAATGAAGTTAAAAGTTCGAATAACGAGATGTCAAATGGATCTGAAGCACGCCTAGTTTCACATTTCACTTTCGTGGAGAAGACAACAGGGTTAGTTGGGTTTCTTTTTATTACAGGGTTGGATTTAATGGGTGGGTCGGGTTTAACGTATGAAAATAAATATGGCCCGAAAATACAGTAAATGGACAAATATGACCCTAAAGTTGAATGTTCTTTGAGTTTGAGTAGAAAATAACGTAAGGAGGatacttttgaaacaaaaattgcaaaaatgcttttttttttttaattgaaagaGCAAAAAGGCACAGAAAATACCACTCCATATTCAAGACCAAAAACACAAAGTTCTTgttaattgaaagaaaaataacttcTCCTATTTATGAGCACACTCATTTTCATATAGTTTAAAAAATACACCATAtgtatttgaaaacaaaattgtttaatttttgcTACAAAATGAAAGTCGTGTCACAAGACGTGAGTATACCACTTTCATGCATGCTATCAAGAACTTTTAACTAATTAACCGATGGACATTCTTCTCGATCcaaatatttttattcattacGGTTATGCAAGGGcggctaaataaaattagcggCATAAAGACAACTTTTAATAAAAAGccttaaatattttaaatagaatttatgtataaataaatatatgaaaagaaattagTGGCGTTGTTGTTTATGTACTTATTGTTTATAGTGtacttttacaaaatataacctTTAAGCTTACAACAAACATCTGATAGTAATATTATTACTTATGTTGGTCATGTTAATCTAAGTTGATAAGATGATAGTCATGTGTTTACAATACATTGCGTTGGATCTTGTTCTAAGAAACTGTATTTACTAAAATGAAGATTTCATTATTAgataaaatattctattgttaaaggaagaaaaaatctttctttcctttagaTTTTGTACCTTTTTTCCTACAATTTTGAATATTtctttaaacaaaataaaaatcataagttCATTAAAAAAACTGGGACTTAGAGCAAAACTTTTACTAGCCTCTCCCTTGAACCGTCTCAGGTGATGAGGCATTCCTTATCATCTTTTTGGCACTGAAAAATTCATCTAAATGACTTTCTAAAAAAGTTGGGCTAAGCTGAATGAGACTTTGCagcattattttcataacttaAATGATCGTTTAAGcatttaaatttatttgaattaattgaaaatgaaaaaacaatggaatgggaaatattaaagaccaaaaGCATGATGTTTTCCCGATATTTAAGAGAGGGCTAAAGTCATAAGCAGCCCCCTAAATTTGTCCACATCTTTTAACTTGACACTCAAACTTGTTCCTATTGAACACTTCAATCTTAACAAACCTGTATCTATTAGACATAAAATGATATATGTTAAAAAATGGTCTGTGTAACTCCGCAAATATTATAGCAAATGGACGAATGAAATGATGACACGTGGCCAAaaagagtgaaaaaaaaaaaagtaaaactatTTAAATAATCTAAAAAGATATTCCAagagaaaagggaaaagaaaaacttatttttgaATTGAACCTCACCTGAACACTCctctaaaaataattaatgagtAATTATTATTTGGACTTATTTTACGCACTTAAAGAGAGTGAAGAACACTTTTTTGTCATATGAGCATTTTGTGTCTAATAGGTATACATTTGTTAAAATTGAAATGTTTAATAGGAATATATCCGAGTTCGAGGGTCAAAGTGAAAAATGCCAACAAGTTAGAGGGCGCTTATGACTTTAGCCTAAACAATGTAATATATACCACTTGCTGTCAAGagttttaaattaatcaatGGACAGTCTTCACCCGTTTATATTCTCCAAAATGCAACTGAAACTTTTTTCTCAAGTAAAATAAGGTTGTTTTGGATGATAAATTAATAATCTTAAATAGTCCCGAAGTAGAAGCAAGACCAGAAAAATCACTAGTAGGTCTAGTAACATGCATAACCactgttcttatttttttcaaatgctTTAACAACCAACCATTAGTACTTGTTTGTCCTAATTAACTACCAATGGATGTTTACTTGGTCAAAAGACACGTACGGTATGGAATTGTTTCCTATTGAATCGGGCCTCTCTATTCCTATCTTTATTTAACTGTCTCTTATACTAGTTTTCCAAGCTAGATTAGAATAAGTGACAAATTAATTAAGGGGTAAAGAGAAAGTGTGTCATTAAGAGAGAACTAATGACAATTGAAACAATGGCACCTGTAGCAGCACCAACACCAGCAGCCACAGCAGTAGCACCAGCATCAGCACCAGCAGCTGcaccagcaaccaacaacaataacaatgaGGCTCAGAAAAAGAGTAACAGAATTCAAGTGTCGAACACCAAGAAACCCCTCTTCTTTTATGTCAACCTTGCTAAGGTATACAACCTCATTTATTTTTTCGTCGAGCACTGGCAGATCTAGAATATAGATGCAATGAGTTTGACAGAACTCACTGACTCTAAACtatgaatttgttgatgctAGTCTTATGTAACTAAAAGAATCAAAAGCTATACCTTCAAAAATTACATGCATGCTACCAGAATTAtattgctcggactcttcaaaaatgccaCTAAATGCTTATCGATCCTTCAAAGTTAGTGCATTGGAGGATCCACGCACaacaacatttttggagagcCCGTGCAACATAATTCTGGTAACATGCATGTAATTTTTGAAGGTATAGCTTTTGATTCTTTTAGTTACTTTCCTCATCTTTGACACACAGCTGGATCACGATTAAAGGGGATTGATTACTCATCCAATTAATCCACTTGATCCACTATTTTCTAAGGAATAAATGTTTTTTAACATCTtatgatctttttttttcttctttaattttaacaaaaggtaaggaaaagaaaaggaaagtttCTTTAAATCTCTTTCTAGTGCATAAATCTTTTGAAGTATGTAGTGATAGAATGCTAGTGCTAGGATTATAtacttcattttccaacttgtgCAGAGGTACATGCAGCAGCATAATGAGGTTGAGCTTTCTGCTTTGGGAATGGGTAACAATCTTCAATctcttttttgattttgtttttaagttgttcttcttttttctttttctttttctttttcttttttttctgtttttgtcAAACTTGATTATCTCGATCATAAGGCCATTTCTATGTTAAATAAACAAATCAGTTTATTTCCAATTTGTACCAAACTCAAACAGAACAAAAGGACAAAAAGGATGATAGAAGATACTTTAGCTTACTTTTTTAGCATGATTGTTTATTTCTGATGTTGATTCGAATGTAATAGATTTTGTTTTTGCTAATTTGTTTATGTCAAATTGTCAATAGCCATCACTACGGTTGTCACAGTTGCTGAGATTTTGAAGAATGGTGGATTTGCCTTGGAGAAGAGTAAGTAATTGTGTTTACTCTTTTTAGGTACATtgaaaaaactaaataaatttcttaatatCGTTCAAAAGCAACATGGTTAAGTATGCTAGGAAAA encodes:
- the LOC132063659 gene encoding uncharacterized protein At2g34160-like, giving the protein MTIETMAPVAAPTPAATAVAPASAPAAAPATNNNNNEAQKKSNRIQVSNTKKPLFFYVNLAKRYMQQHNEVELSALGMAITTVVTVAEILKNGGFALEKKVLTSTVGMKDEAKGRMVQKARIEIVLTKSEKFDKLMTPNNNNSDRAVAQDGAATNKNTTIANDNKEQTKK